Within the Arachis duranensis cultivar V14167 chromosome 10, aradu.V14167.gnm2.J7QH, whole genome shotgun sequence genome, the region NNNNNNNNNNNNNNNNNNNNNNNNNNNNNNNNNNNNNNNNNNNNNNNNNNNNNNNNNNNNNNNNNNNNNNNNNNNNNNNNNNNNNNNNNNNNNNNNNNNNNNNNNNNNNNNNNNNNNNNNNNNNNNNNNNNNNNNNNNNNNNNNNNNNNNNNNNNNNNNNNNNNNNNNNNNNNNNNNNNNNNNNNNNNNNNNNNNNNNNNNNNAGTAGTAACCATCTTGCACGTTAACGTGGCAACAATAATCATTTTctctttataaaataaaaaatattacaaaaatttatgtttaattttgatatattaactgtttaaaaaattttatacaccTATTTAATTAAGTTTATGAATCTAGatagtttttaaaataataaatttaaaaattaattatgtttattaatataataatacacaattaattttttatataaattttttagtacaaaactattttattattattattgggttTTTTTTCTAACACCAGGGAATGTTGGTCAGGAAAAGGAAGATTGGCATTATAGGGAATGTTGAAATTAATGCTTTAATACCATTTGTAAGCAATATATGCAATCTAGTAAATAGTAACAGTAATTATTAATCAACTTAGTTAGTCAAGTGGTTAACTCACTCGtctacttaaataaatattagattATTAGAGATTTAAATTTCGCATTGTGCATGTAACAATCTATTGATTAGCGATAGATCTTTAAATGTAGTTTAAATTTAGGACAAATTAATCTTTAATCTATGGGATTAAGAGGTATCGTGGTGaaccaaacaaataaaaagtaatagtaattattACTTAAAAACCGTTACTACATTATTACCTAATGAATTTCATACACGATTGTTGGCATCCAACTTTGAACTTATCAAGTCCAACTTTCAACTTATCAAAATTAGTTTTAAGATACGGTGATGGAATACATGAAATCGAAATTACTCTCTCCCAATACAAAACTCTAAATTACATATAATTAGTTGAATAGTCACCTAAATTTATCCTACCTTAATGGCTTAATCGCTTCCTAAATAGAAAATTAACCAAAACACCACCCTGTAATgatagtgaaaaaaaaagaaaaacaacttaACCCTTCTCCTAAAAATGTGGTATttagttaataaatataatttaatagcaaattttttatatacacttagcatttttaatataaatgagTCGCTAAAATTTGTTACATTCATAttcattatataaaaattaaatttttatttaaattcaaaacctGAAAAATACAGTTGCcgacttttcatttatttttattttgaaatgaaaCAGTAGCAGAAttggaaaattaaaaaaaaaagggggagcGTTTTAAAATTAAGAACTTAAACCTCTGAATTAGGAAGGAAGGAGAAGGACCCTCTGGTTTGTGCCAAAAACCcaaacctcaaagggaagatcCCATTGGTCTTttcattttccttctttttctcgtCAAATtcctctcctcctccttcttcttcttcttcttcttcttcttcttcttcttcttcttcttcttcttcaactcggTTGTGTTGTGTTTCttcacaaaaaaaagaaaaaaaatctccCAGTTATTTTTTGCCAGATCTTCGTGTTGCTTTGGTATTCCTGGTAAGGTAGGttgttttttcatttattttcaattaatatagttttttgttttgtgttgtttttgCTGCTTCGGAATGGAGAAGCCTAAAATGGGAACAGGAGAATTCGATTGtaactcttttatttttgttcccatttttctagttttgaaataatttaaagGGGGTAACATTAACGTAGAGCTTCAAGTTTATGGTTAAAAAGTTGCTGCAACATCTTTTAAGTTGTAGCCAATCTCTTTAGGTTAGTAAGATTGAAGTTAATCTAGAGGGATTAATGGTTAATGCAGAAAATATGTTGTATGATGGAGAATTGTGTGTTTTAGATTAACTTGGTAAgtatttaatcaatttaaagaATGATGAATTATTTAGCTTGAaaaactgaatttttttttcttatttgaatatttttatgtGGTAGTTCTGTATTAGGTAAGAACTATCAAAGTCTACCACATGGTTTTGTAGTTATGGAGCTACTAAGTTGGGGTTATTGAATGAATTTCATGCTTTTGGTTCATTTATTTCGTTGCACATCAGCAGTTGCTGCATGCTAAATTTGGTTCTCTACTTCTTTTACTACTGCCTTTTGTAATTTTCATTTGGTGTGATGGAAAACTAAACTTACATTCTGAATGTTGCTATGTCGTTTTGGTTGTGGAACAGCTTCATAAATAGAAGTAAACAAGCTAATATGACTTGTGAATCTTGCTAGTATGTTGGGGGGTTCAAGGTGATATTTGGGAATTATGTATTCCGAGCAATATTTAACCATTTTCTCTTGTGAAATAGTTATTCCTTTTATTCATTTGAAATTCGAATAATTATCTGGTTACGTTTATTAATGCCTGCAGTATTTATTCTTTGTGCCTTCAGGAAGGTTTGTATTCTGTTCTGTAAATAAGCATCTGTACACGGACGATTGTGCCAATTTCTTGGTGGTGAGGAATAGTTCCTGCATATGGTTTTATAAGCATACAGTTTGATAAGTGTTGATATAAATGGGGTCTGTTGCTCGAACGTGCGGCAGGTATGATAATTGGATTTGGATATGATTTTGTTATTCTGTTTTCTAGGTAAAATTTTACTATattccagcccaattccagtaACACCTTCAAGTGATGTTTCCATTTCATTGGCTGCAGTTTTGCTTGTAGAAAACCAAGTGAAATTATGAGGCTTGTTGTGACAACTTTTATTGGTTTAGTTTTCGGCTTTTTTATAGGAGTATCATTTCCGACCTTGTCATTAACAAAGGTACAGACTGAGTATGGTGTAGCCTTTGCTGGGGAAACTTTCCGGCaatggtttttattttattgaacttaATGGAGTGCTCACATTGCTCAATGATTTGCAGTTGAATCTTCCATCTGGCTTGCTTCCGTCCATTGATCTCGCTTACATTGAAGGCAAATATACCAATTGCTGGTCTTTAATGAAGAATAATAACAATACTAAAAGTACCTCACCATTGAAGCAACTTAAACATGAAGCCAAGGTATATTTTATGCATTGCCATCcttattaaatattatagaCATTTTTAGTTGCCGGTTTTACAGGGAACAGATATAGATCATTCTATCCCACCATAGGCAATTTGCACATCCTATTTCATTTGATGCACTATTGGTATAAGGCTttcaaaaatgattttgtttagTGTCATTGGGGAAATGGCTTCTTAGAGTCTGCATGTTGATCGGTCATGCGCTCATCATCTTCTTGTTTCACCGTAGATTTGGGTTCCATCAAATCCAAGAGGTGCAGAAAGATTACCTCCTGCCATTGTAGAAGCAGAATCAGACTATTATTTGCGTAGACTATGGGGCAAGCCTAGTGAGGTATGTATACTACTAACAGTTAATGTGCTTCGCGCATAATCTTTAAACATTTCATATGCATGGAAATGAATAAGTTACATGCATAAATGCCCTATAAAGTGTTATACTAtagttactaaaattaattaagtgcGATCGTTCTACTGCTTATACTGAGGAAACTTGCTGTGTGCAAAAAGTTGATTTTGGGAAGAATAGTGACATAGAATATATCAACTGGACATGGTATAAAATTAAGTTGACATTTGCAGGATATAACATTCAAGCCGAAGTACCTTGTAACCTTCACCGTAGGTGCTGGGCAGAAAAGGAATATTGACGCAGCTGTGAAGAAGGTATCTTGTGGTCTCCTTCTATTTGGTTTCATATGTTTGTCTTAGTTTCTTTAGCTAACGTTTTTGTGTGAACCCTAAAACAGTTTTCAGGGAACTTCACCATCCTTCTATTTCATTATGATGGCCGGACAACTGAATGGGATGAGTTTGAATGGTCAAAGCGTGCTATTCATGTGAGTGCTCGCAAACAGACCAAATGGTAAGAAGCTGGTTCCTTTACATACCTTCGGGTTTGGAATTTCAATATTCATTGCGACTTCTGAATTAATATTGTTTATTATTCCATATTCTCGTTTTTTGTTATCATATTCAACCATTTGAGTTTCTCCTCTCCTAGGTGGTATTCCAAGCGATTTTTGCATCCTGATATTGTAGCCCCATAtgactatatatttatatgggACGAGGACCTTGGGCTTGAACACTTCGACGCAGAGAAGTAAGAACCCGTCATagataggtttttttttttaatttatttttagagttGTTAGCTTTGTTTTCTTGAAATTTAATACGCCTCTCTCATTTTCAATTGCAGGTACTTAAGACTGGTGAAGAAGCATGGGTTAGAGATTTCACAGCCTGGTTTGGAACCTAATAAAGGTCTGACATGGCAGATGACGAAAAGAAGAGTTAGACAAGAAGTTCACAAGTAAGAATGATCGAAGTATTTCACAAGTTATATACTCTTTGAAAACATGCATCTtaattcctttatttgtttatttcctTGGATTTTTATCAGAGTAACCCAGGAGAAAGAAGGATGGTGTTCTGACCCTCATCTGCCACCTTGTGCGGCGTAAGTAATTGCTGAATTGTTATATTAAATCGGTGATCTAGCTGTATCTAATTTCATATGAATACAGGTTTGTTGAGATTATGGCTCCGGTTTTCTCGCGAGATGCATGGCGCTGTGTGTGGCATATGATTCAGGTTGAATGGTTAATCCTGTTTGTTTCATAACATGTCCATTAACTAATTGGTTTAATGTTTCTCTTAGCATTTAATAAACATTGCAATTGTACCACTTGTTGCGTCGCAGAATGACTTGGTCCATGGGTGGGGTCTTGACTTTGCTCTTAGAAAATGTGTTGAGGTGAGTCCATCTTTGCAATTTCTCAAACTTTGATTTCTTTGGCTCTTTAGTTTTATGACATTGCCTTGGAAGAGCTCCAGGGTGAAAATGGGAGAAAAAAATGCAACCGCGACATACGATGATGATTTGATTTATTGTCTCATTCCTTTTATTCAGCCTGCGCATGAGAAGATTGGAGTTGTCGATGCTCAGTGGATTGTTCACCAAGGTGTTCCCTCGCTAGGGAATCAGGTAGTTCATTTGCCATGatttactttctaattttttactcGTAATGACTCTAGCAGCGAAACACTCATGGATTTTCTCAATCTTGGTAGGGTGAAAAAGAACCTGGGAAAGCGCCATGGCAGGGGGTATGTGGCACATGTTTcatattaattggtttttattattattatttaagtttTGTGCATTTGCTTCgagttttaaaaagaatttagggtgcgtttggtttgtgttttcattttctattttcattttcagtaTCTTCTGTGTTAGgattttgtgaagaaaaaagaaaaaacagtaAACATCTGTGTTCCGTTTTTACCtcgtgtgtttttttttttccccacAAAATATTGAAAGCAGCGACTACTGAAACACCCAAATCAAATGCAcccttattttttgaaaatagattTTCTTGACAAGCTACTCTTTTAGTCTTCTAGCTTTATCAAAGGTAGTTTTTctaattagtattttattttttaaaaagtatataaaatgaatatttttaaaaagtatatatCCTTGTTGATTGCTTGCTTCTTCCATGACCATATATGGCTTATGACTTTGATATATATTGTTTCCAAATTTTTTGGTGCCAGGTGAGGGATAGGTGTCAAAAGGAGTGGCAAATGTTTCAGATTCGGATGGCCAATTCAGAAAAAGAGTATTACCAGTCTATGGGATATGATGTGTCTAACTACAGTGTTCCTATGTTCAGTTAGGGGTCACAACTCACAACTACCATAACTGCCTTGTACACAGCTATTACCACCCTTGTGCCTagatttattcttttttttttcaatgataTTTTTTTGGTACCCCCTTGTAATGTTAGTTACTTGCACCATCCGGGGTCCTAGCTAGGGACCTAACTGAAATTCAATGTATAATTCCAGTgataaaattgaatatatttagtgaacaaaataagaaattcgTAGTATACCTTGTGTAGAAGATATTACGAGTAGCAATAAGGTCATTCATTTTTCTTGTACTTATTGTTAGTCATGGAGTAACGAATAACATTTTCTTATTACAattgaaggaaaataaaagtaatacaAGGATATAACAAAGTACAAGACATAATTGTTATTAGTAGTGTTAGTTGAATAAATCATTGTTTAATAATGTTCCTAACTATGTGCCCAAAAGAATCTAAAAGGTAGGATATACCGAAAAATcagttttcttttatcttttgcattcttcttcctcctttcttatgTTGCTATTacgttttcttttttctttttaattcttttctcttctttttcaaaataacacatttctttatgttttgttatttatacagattttttgtgtttttcctatttttttcaaaagcttCAGTgttaatttcataaaatttgtgtttcaaattaaaaaaaaaaaaatccgttTTGAGACTTCATTGGAATTTAGCTGTAGAAATAGTTGTTCATCGATCATTTCTGTAATTCTTATATAGTTAGGTTCTTTAAACATCTACTTTGGAGTTTGAACTTTTATGcaaatataaaaagggttttCAAAGTTTAAAAGTTTATTCACTTACAAAACTTCCCTTCTCGAAAAGATTAATTACTCAAAAAACCTATTTTAACAACGCAAATGTAGTTAACAACTAACAACTTCGATATTTTATAATGAAGGGTGATGCTACCGTGCTGAAAGTAAAGTTTTTCAGCATGTGAGGAACTGAGAGTCAGAAGGATATAGGAGAGTAATTAGATAGAATATATTAATGTTGTCTTAATGCTTGTGATTATGTTTATTGGGTTTTTTGATGGGCTagccaaattatttttttaagtgtggGCTAAGTTTTCAATATGagtttatgtaaaaaaaatttattcgaTTGATATTTTTATGACAATACAAAATTGATTCCTTGAAAAATAACCTTGTATTTATAACATATAAATAATGTacaatgatataaattttgggtttagcgtttagggtttagagttaattttttttgttatggaaaTAAAAGTGGTAATAtactttaatattataattttttgtgtttttaagaACTGTGGAAGTACACAAATCCCTGGGTTCGATTTttgtacttaaaattttttaattttttttaacacaaattccTGGGACCGATTTGTGTACCTCTCAGAAATTCCTGGGTTCGATTTGTGTATCTCTCAGAAATCAGACAGTCTGATTTTTGTACCTCTAGAAATCAGACAGTTTGATTTGTGTACCTCTAACAAATCGGACGGTTCGATTTCTGCTTCTCTAGTTAAACGATCTCACATTTAAATATAACACCCCAACAATCCACATTTAAGGAAAACACAACTACCactccaatattaaaaataaaaacttcataagtttttatattataaacaaTAAAACGTGAGATTAATTTGTTGTcgaataatttattatttataaagcaaggatatatatttttttcaaagaaaGTTATGATAAGGAATTTAAATAGGtatttaaaataagtttttaaatgtattttattttattttattattttattatttattatttacgacaccaaaaaatatatttttaaagtaaGTCTTTATTATAAGAAATTTAAACaggtatttaaaattaattttagtgactaGGTAAAGGAATTTTTACAATGTTTAATTCATCAATTATGGAGAAATAAGttttaaaatatgatatttaattaatcaaaagTTTTTTAcgaatctttttataatttaatttgatacactgtcaatgtaaaataattttatacgtaCATTTAATTACGTAAGATCATAtagtaaaaataactatattttgtattgattatatgaatagtcataaaaaaataaatattattgcatgatagtgtaaaatattttacattgtCAATGTATCTCCAAAGATCCAATATATTTGCACgtaaatttatctaaaatttgaaaatcaaaacataaaaaaaatatatgaaaaaaagtgagatttaaatttaaattagacaaaaatttgaaaaagagaaaaagttggacaattattaaaataattgggaggttaatactattttttaattttatcaaaactTTCTAAAATATTAAAGTGGGTGGACACAGTaaatttttgattttatctatattattattattattattattattattattattattattNNNNNNNNNNNNNNNNNNNNNNNNNNNNNNNNNNNNNNNNNNNNNNNNNNNNNNATTGGATCAAACctacttttaattatttcatagaccaataaaatatttaggctaaatttaaatttaaaattctgactaaaataaaatacatttaaaaaattatttttaaatacctatttaaatttcttatcatgatttttttggaaaaaaaatatcGTTGCTTtataaataatgaattattcaacaataaattaattgtatctttctttatttataatataaaaacttCTTGTATCATTACACATTATTCATATGTTGCAAATACAATTATCTTTTAAGCAATTAGTATTTatattatcataaaaatataaattgaataattttttttctataaattaacATTGAAAACTTAGTccacacataaaaataatttggctAGCCCATCAAAAAgtctaataaatataatcacAAGCATTATGGCAACATTAATCTATTTTACCTAATCACTTTCGTACATTTTTCTGACTATATGACAGAAATTGTCTGTGTGTATAACCACAGTACTCATACGCATCAGTCATTCAATTACAACACATTAGTTTCTCACATGCTGAAAAAATTTACTTTCATCACCGTAGCATTACCCTGTGATAAAATATGTAGAGAAAGAATAtattgttaggaaattatttaatttcctaacttatttgtgggcaatacatatatcaattataatcacaaatgatgctatttcaaattaaatgacttatataatgatgatctcatttattgttataaatgctaattgaataagtcattattacttttgatttggaattaaatgagaataaaaccggatattatcttttgttccttagataattatctttttggattttagatatattatcttttgggctttagatactattttatttgggcttaagggtttaatgggtgccatgctcaaatataaatagaccttcagggtttcggtccccaatataccaaagccgcctttgttgctctttcccATCAAAAGAGTTATAGTTCAGCCGCCTAGGAATACAGAAggctttggttgaggaagatcgaAAGAACCACAAGATCCAAACTCTTCCAATCGtaatttatgtttatgaattcaGGTACGCTTCCGCATTATGTTATTTTTGGTGATTCAATATGGATGATCTGggttattgaaaattaattattccaacaagtggtatcagaacCATCCATAATTGagccattaaaaatattaaattttttatttcaccgGATCAAAACATGTTTGCATTGTTTGGATCGAATTCAATTTTGTGAATCCGGTGAATTcgttatttgttttttttgtttttttttttaatatgtatacATTGACCTTATGAATTGCAGTGCCTTCTTTATATGTATTGATTTATTTGTTAATGAATTTTGTACATGTGAATGTACTGCGCCTTTGATATATGAGTAAAGCAACATATGTGTGTAGATAATAATCATGCACCTCTGAGCTATCTGTTTCATGGattcggtttttttttttgggagaaAATAGTGATAATAAGTTGCCGATAATATATACGAAGCTACTCGGCgttcttaaatttatttaattgttacaTGAGGAAACTAGTAACAATTTGGATTATTATACCCATCTATCAtaaagatttggttttgaaataaATTGATCGAACATTATGCTGCCAAAGTAGCCTCTtttgtgaaaattgatttatttaaaacattAGGAATATGGTGATATGTAATTCATGCGAATATTGGTCGGCCCAAAGGAAGGTCTATATTTGGCCGAATTACATACACATATTGATAGTAAATACATATTtgagtaactaattaagaataaagGAATGCTTATTATTTATGCGAATAATAATTGACCCAAAGAaagtttattgtttggccaaataataagcattgcATACTTctgtttattttctattaattatgcggtcaataatcggcccaaaggaaggttattgtttggccaattaatagaaaatatatgcgGTAATAAATAGGTTGCGAAGTTTAAGTTTTCATGTGCGCATTAAGTCGGTCCAAAGAAAGGCTTAATGTGTGACAggaattttgacaatatttgattactgcaatgagagtatcacttacagttaatttttctatccaaagattgaaaattaatgttgtGCTAGATATCTCAATATGGATTTTTACCCATTAATATCTAATATTTACTGCATGTTCTTTTTGTTCTAATCCAGAAACTATGGCTTTAGCTACCAATGTTTCTGTGCAAATTAGCAGTATTCCTATGCTGAATGgttcaaactttaaagtttggaaGGATACCGTGGAGATTGTCCTCGGTTGTATGAACCTAGATATAGCTCTTCGAGAGGAGAAACTCACTTCCACTCTGGAAAACCTCAATGAGGTTAAAATAGAGAAGTGGGAGAGATCCAATCGAATGAGCATTATGATCATG harbors:
- the LOC107469127 gene encoding uncharacterized protein LOC107469127, which codes for MGSVARTCGSFACRKPSEIMRLVVTTFIGLVFGFFIGVSFPTLSLTKLNLPSGLLPSIDLAYIEGKYTNCWSLMKNNNNTKSTSPLKQLKHEAKIWVPSNPRGAERLPPAIVEAESDYYLRRLWGKPSEDITFKPKYLVTFTVGAGQKRNIDAAVKKFSGNFTILLFHYDGRTTEWDEFEWSKRAIHVSARKQTKWWYSKRFLHPDIVAPYDYIFIWDEDLGLEHFDAEKYLRLVKKHGLEISQPGLEPNKGLTWQMTKRRVRQEVHKVTQEKEGWCSDPHLPPCAAFVEIMAPVFSRDAWRCVWHMIQNDLVHGWGLDFALRKCVEPAHEKIGVVDAQWIVHQGVPSLGNQGEKEPGKAPWQGVRDRCQKEWQMFQIRMANSEKEYYQSMGYDVSNYSVPMFS